The nucleotide window ttttataataaaaactttacaaattctaaataaattcggtcttctcgcttttgtgaagcagtacatgccagttagtattactgcttggtaggtttagtgttaagagaGTACAGCAGGATATCTCGTAAGGAGTTACAGTTATTAAAAacatgttcctacaaaagttgtttgcTAGGACGGGCTACATCGTGTAGTGTTAATTATTTTCTTGTGGGTGGAGTAGTACAGGAGATCTGAAAATCAATCTAATTTTCTCAAATGCAAggttatattttttttcttcacCAAGTAACAGCAGGCACTGAGAGTAATCGATATTATTCTGTCTATGTCCTGCATTTGGTCAATGATCAACATCCAGCAGCCACTGTTGAGTAGCGTCGGTTGCATTTGTATCATGTTACTGcaattatgatattataaataGGGATTGAGGATTATTGTTaatgtcataaattatcaattataattttcactttctagttgaataatttgtttatcCTTCTACGTGCCTACCATCATTGAAAATACACATTTGTAATAGTTTTAAAAATTGTATCTCAACACTTTTTAACATTTCGTCCGATATTGAGTTGCATGCGTTCGTAATTTTTGTTCTTAAATCATTTACGTTTTCTACTGGAGTCTGAAAAACTACTTGGAGGCGGTCTGTATTTTCAATTATGGTGGACACGTAGAAGTATACAAAATGATTCAACTAGTAAGTGAAAATTACAATCGATAATTTATGGCAAAAGCAATAATTCTCAATTCCTctgtgtataatataattatagtaacttAATATAAACGCAACCGACGCTGCTCAGCAGCGGCTGCTGAATGTTGGTCGTCGACCAAAATGTATCACGTAAACATAAACCAGCGATTTATCTTTTTCCAATTCAGAATAATATCGTATAGCACCTCTCTTGATTTCTCTCAGTGCCTGCTGTTACTTTCTGAAGAAAAAAATATAGCcttgcatttaaaaaaaattagatCGACCTTCAGATATCCTGTACTATTCCACCCACTTCTGTCCTACgaaacaacttttgtaggaacatgtTTTTAATAACTGTAACTCCTTACGAGATATCCTGCTTAAGTATCCTTATTATATCCTAATTTACACTAAAATTTCTGTTCATACCAGATTATTAGAACATTTTCGTATGAAACAGTATAAAGTGATATTACATCGCTTGTTGAACATGAGTCGTGCGAGAATAGAAACGCGTTTGATATCAATAATACTGTTTTAGCCATTCTAAATAATATATGAAAATTCCTATTTTTCTGAATCTAATgtattcatttttcttttcattttttaggtttaacactatttttaccaaacgGGACAAAATACAGCTTTACATATTTTAATTCAACACCTCCGCACCCGTCCGATATTCGAAATTGCGGTGCCCATGCAGCCAGctgaatttcaatttaaatactgTGTACgaaagaatgaataaataaattaaataccaTTGTTTTATGTACAAAAGTATTCAATTTGCTCATACATAACGATGAAAATTCGCACGTTTGTGACTTCGACATCGTCTGCGGATTACActttaaaagaataaaaataataaatgacaACAATCGCATACGCAAAACATGATACAAAAATAAGTAGTTGTACAGTTCAAAACCAACTGATTCATGGTAGTTATATTCCTCagtttgtttattatttttcaaaCCATTGAACTTATTACGCATTCTCTAAGATTTTTATAACCTTTTGCGACAACTTTTTAATCATACTCTGAAAAAGGTCAATAGATTTTGTTCTAACTAATTTcaaattgaagaaatttaagaaatttagagaatttttacattacattacagaAATTTTATTGAATATTTACATATTGCACAGTACGATAGAAAGAAATCTTTTATATCGATACTATTGTACGATTATCGAGTTTTCATTGCTAAAAGAAGGTCAATCATCGTTCGAGTAACTCATACTTATTGTTAGACATCTGAAAGCATGTACACCCTCTTACACGAAGGAAAGTGTTCTTTTAACGGAGTTTATTCTTAAGGTCTCCTTAAAGTCTTAGTGGGTTGAGTAAGAGCCCGCTGAAGTACTACATACGCTCATGTTATCTACTTTCTGATAAATTACAGATTCGTAGACAGAATTATAGTTGAAACGAGGGGCACGCTTATAACAATCCATCTTTAAGATCATTCCATGTCACGGACATACTACAATTCCTAGCaaaaagtgttcgaacaccTCTTAAAAcgcatttcttttttaaaacttGACTAAATGATCTGATTTTTTGTTAAATGTTAGAGCGactaatttactgtacaatgactaaaataccgtttcttaattttgctattgcttggaatgacaaaaagaatacaaaatatctcgttctttagcTTCTTTATCTGAACAtggaacgaaaattaaaaaaatgcgttttgtagatcacgGTAACTTATGTGCATACTGAAAAAAGAATAAAGTTTCgtatgaaacattttttaatcggATTTTATCTTACAAGGAAATTTAATAaagttaaaaatttgtttatttatgagACTTCTCTATTTTTTAATGACCGAATACTGATAAATCAATAACAATTGCACTTTTTCACATGATATTCTTTATGTAGTAAAAAGGCCACGCAAAAAGTTGCAATTATTATTGATTTATCAATATTAGGACATAAAAAAATAGAGAAGTCTCATaactaaacaaatttttaattttattaagtatCCTTGCAAggtaaaattgaattaaaaaatgttttatagAAAAGTCTTTTTTTCGCGAAGAATAAAAATCTgtaaataacaaaaacaagTTTCCATTTAAAGAAACAAAGTTACCTTCCAAATAACCATCAAAGCGATCAACAATAGCAAAAAtggataaaatatttatatttatcccTTGTATTCAAGTAACGTATTTAACATTTTTTCCGAAAATGTGTTATTTTCGAGATATGTAGATTTAAAATTTTCACATTGTATACTTTCTATTTatgtatactatactatatagatTTATTTTCTAAATAAGAAAGTAATATAGTCACCAtgcataaaatgaaaaatattggaACAGAAGACCAGACATTTTGCATGCATCTAACATTAACAAGTGCTGCATTTTCGAAAGTACAACTTTAATTTACTAGATCAAATTATAACAACATTATCACATAATAGTACTTTATGAAAGAATTCATTGTATCAAGTATTTGATCTTagaaattctctctctctctctctctctctctctctctctctctctctctctctctctctctctcgtatgtGCATTGACCACCGCAATGAGTTCACCGTGTGACCTTTATGAGCTGGACTATCAATGTTCTATAATTTTCAATAATGGAtgcgaattaaatatttaagtCTCCGAAACACAATGAACATGGTATTTGCAGTCAAATAGATAGAATACCTGCGTCGTTGAATGACGTCAGACGTTAACACTCCATTGCATACAAGATGATTAGAAAATGTAAACAATGATTTCTTGGGAATTTTAACTGAATATATCTCGATAAAAAGTTTCTAGATTTTTGCTTTAGGTAGCGTTTTtcgattataaaaaaataaaataataagtatattattcaatttttatacaaatactgttgttatacatattaataacgataataataatattttgtaaGAAGGACcagttcttacaacgaattaGGTGAAGGTGAAAACAAACCGTGCAAACTAACTAGACAAAGAACATAAAGCAACGTGTTGGTATAAAGTAGTATTTAAAAGAATGTATGTACACCGcttgagaaagaaagaaaacaaaacATGAAAAGACAAATTACGTGACacatgaaacacaaatgattataATACACATTAATTTCAATGTTACAGATGAATTTGGTCGGTTTATTAAATCGTTTTAATAATATGACACATTTATCGTCGCGAAATAAAGTTTACACTCAATTATGCTGCACAGATTTGTGTAATCTACAATGTACACAGACAAGATTTGCAGAACACGAGTTTTCGctgaataaaataatacatatcCATAATATTAACGATTGACAAtgtgaatataaaatattaaactaatgactggactgcggatatttatgcaaaaaatgTGTTGATCAAAAGAACagtgaaaacatttaaagaatttcaggatactgttacattattttcgattcaagaaaataattaaaaaagtgAAAGAAATGCGACTTCTGCATTTTGCAATTAACGcggacaacttttattttgcataaaagtctaCGATCTAAATGAGTGTACATTTCACTGCGCAAGAAAAATCCATAACAACGTTCGACTCTGACAGCGatatttcgttttcattttgAGAAAATAACAAACGCAGCTACCCGAGTGCCAGTGATGTAGCAAATTAATTGCTAGCTGTTCACGCTCTAAAGAACTCGATTATTAAATCAGTCTATTAGAACAATATCTCTAGAAAAAAGAAGGAGTCTCGTCGTCACGGGTTTCTATCTCGAAGCAAcgattttttatatgttttttATACACCGCGGAGAAAGCTAAGGCACGTTCCCCTTCGGTGATcaaaatgaatattaatttctaGCGAGGTAATGCATGTTCCGTGAAAATCGTTTCCGTCTTGCAACAGCTATTTATATACATAGAAGGAAGAAGGAGTAGGAATAAGAGGCAGCAATTTTCCTCGGCAGGGCGATATTTGCACAACCGTGGTCCTCGTCCTTTTAAGCGACTCCGACTTGATAAGATGTTGTCCTGTTTAACAATAAACTTTTATATCAGATCCATGACGATAAGGCGCATGAATCATTGGCTGCAGAGCTTGCTATCAACGAAAGAGAATGACAAGGTTCTATGTAGAAAAATTTCATGAGATTAACGTATCATAGGTAATCAGAGTTGGGCACTATTaacataaaaaattgttttcaaaaaacAACGATTCGGATTAAAGATACTTTATCTTTATTTGATCGCCCGAATAAAAAAAGTACTTTTGTTCAACgagtatcgaataaataatttcattcaacgAGAATTTATCCGACAAATAAagataatttttttattctaatcgtatttatttgtagcgtcgaataaaattttcatcttttatctgtaTTCTTATTCGAAGTCTgcgcgcgcgcgaataaatcttcgaataatttttgcTACCTCGAATAAATGCCAGCACTTAACGACAATGCACGGTTATACATTTGTTCTTTACACATGTATATTgtcaatcttctgaaaatttGGTTTGTATTTTTCTGCAACTATGGCGCACCATATTCTAAAATTTGGAAAAAAACTGCAGCCTATGTCGATAATATGTTGTTTCCATAAAAATATGATAGATATGCCAAACTATTTCTATAAGAAATCTACATTTTTgggcattttttattttgtattacaaggattattaatttaaaaagcAGAACAAATTCTCAAAAGTGTACATTAACAGTCGTGAGATAtgatatttttttcaaaattttcgcACGCATTTAAATGGAGATTTATGGTCGTCTAGCGTATCACAGCCGTTTAAATCTGCTCAAAGGTAGTTTTGATCCCCAACCGGTTACACCCTTTCTAACGCTATAAACAATTGTCAATACTGGAGTAACCTTAAACAATGGTGAAGTGTACTAAATACGGAATTAGTATGAAGAATATGGAACACGGATGATAGGTAGAAGATTATCATAAAGAAATAAACAGAAAGTTGttttttgtttatatatttcAGAACTTTAGTAATCATATCACATTTTATCAATGTTTTAACAATTACAATATCGAAGCGGCTTGCGTTTCAAAGAATTTAATTTTGTCAATATTCTGACAAGAGTGACGAATCTTCGTCTACAGATTAGGTAGAGAACGGTGACCGGTCTAGATGAATGTACAACATTCAACGTTACTCTCTTGACGAGACTCTCAGAACGATCTTTCGACTGATACCTTTATCTTGTGCAACTTGTCTCTAATATTAATCTCAATAGTATCCGGTAGTTTATTTATATCCTCGGATAACACGTAGACTCGTCTACTAAAACTGCGAATGTGAGAGAAACGTGGCGTATCTACGATTGGTACACATTGGATGTCAtcgttgaaatatttgatattcATTTCGGACAATTTTTCTAGGATTAATGACTGCGGAACTTTGGGATGGACGTATAACAATATAATCGATGTCACTATCCCATTCATAGGTCTGAGCACAAGATTGCGTGAGCGTACGTGTAGAAAATGTTGAGAGGTGACGAGTTGATGTGCTAGGGCTTCTGTCTGGAGATATACCCCTATTGTTCTGTCTGGACGATACCCTgccattaaaatatttaagcGGCCGACTATTTTGCTAAGGACTTCTATGCAATTGGGAAGTGATATGTTTGCTACTGCATCTATGACAACAGCCTGCCTATCCGTTAGGGAATATGTCTCTTCTGAGAGTGCAGCGACGGGTACGTTGTATGCGTTTGAGGGAAGCGTAACAGTTTCGAAACTTCTTGGGCCACTCATGGTTCCTGACTCTGAAAACAGAAGAACTGTATCCGGAAAATAGGAAAACGCGAGAAAATTTGCAAAACTCACCTATAACTTTTTGGCACTTTGTGTAACTCGATAGATTAGTATGTACGATCGGATTATTGGGACACGTGGATAAATAACACCCGAATGACCGGTCGTCGAAACTCCGTCACCGATCTCGAAGGCAGTGTGTACATATGGCGCCATCATACCGATATTCTTAGCGCACGTTCCTCGAAATCGTCCACAAATCTCCCACTCTTACTGAAAGGCGAACACCGCCGAAGTGGTGGGAATGTGCCGTGAGTAAAAAGACATTTCGGGAACTCGACAATCCCTTCCATTACTCCACTTTGGTTTGCAGACtagtgtgtgtttgtgtgagGGGGGTGGGGGGTAGTGAGGACACGAGGGACGCCGTATGATGCCGACAAATGGAAACACTGGTAAAAAATAACTAACCTACAGTACGCGACAaaaagatagcacactttaaaattaagtacaaatacacaaatgaaatagaatCGAATTCCACCGgtctaacaattttatttggaagaaaaagaatttttatcgaaatataGTGCGACAAAATGATAGCACATTTAACTAAAAATGATGGAATAAATATAGGAATAAATCAACGAATGATATTTAATGGTTAATATTTTGTGACTCCTCCATTATATTTATTGTCAGTTATCATTATCTTCGACAATGGTTTATAGAGCTTTCTAATAGTTTTTTTGCTCCAATTGCTCCCATTCATTCGACAGTATTTTGAAATTGTTTGCAATTTGCATACACAGCTCGGTTAAGATTTCCACAGtaattttcaacgatatgacGTTGCTGGTCAATCCAAAACGTAATTTTTTTCTCGATAAAAGTACTTTTTTACTACTTTTGCAGTGTGTGCTGCGGCAATATCCTGCtgaaaaatacagggtgtctctgAAAGTATATAGAAGCGGGCATCAGGTGATTCCTCAtaaaaaagatgaaaaaaatatagaataactaCTTTTTGCGTGGGACTTagttttcgaaaaaatcgaATTTGAATAGTTCCTTTTTCGTGAAATATCGCAAGTAAAATATGTATCGTCTTATTGAGTCTATAAGACTGTGTAAAACAAGTTCTTCTTTAAATTAAACTATAGACGTTGAAATATCTTCAGGTAACGTCTTGTCAAACATGTTTGCGGTCTGTGCATTGTTACGTACAGGGACTTTCCGTACATTTTTCGAAAACTTTTTTTAATCACCCCTTTCGTGACCCTTAACCTTTTACCTAGTCATGTGCGTGTTAAAGGGTCGTTCATTGGGGAAAACAGTCGCCCTTTTTCGAAGCACTGCGACTGGTTATACACCAATTCCGGGAAAGTAGATGTTTGGACCACATACAAACACCTCCGCCGTCATATTTGGGCCGATTTTGACCGTATAAAAGAGGTATGATTTCGTTCCTCATCGGGCAGTATTCTAGAATCAataccacacacacacacacacacacacacacacacacacacacacacacacacacacacacacacacacacacacacacacacacacacacacacaacgtGTGTATCGGGTATAATCACACttaagccgtttattttgatcTCCTCCGCATTTCTGAGTGTATCAAAGCCGAGAGCGCAGTACTTAGACTCTGCGAAATCACTTCACATCTAATACTTGTAACTTCTTAATTAATTTGGGTAATATACTATACTTAGGTCTTAGTATATCGAGTTAATTCAATTTTTTCAATTCACATTCTTTCATCGATTCCAGTTGCTAGTATCAAAGTTCACCACATTACACTTTTGCCGCTCGAAGTGCACAAACTTAATAAGTTACGAGGCTAACTAACAATTCTTATACCTTACAACCACTTGTAGATCCCAGCGGTGAAACAAACTCATCTACAAGTTACCTTCTTGTGGATTCCGGTGATGAAACAAACTTCGGCTCGACCACATCCTTCTTTTGTTGTGAGTCCCGGTGGTGAAACAAACGTCGGCTTGTCCACAATTCTTTAATCTCACCTTTCCTCCCCTTGTAGGTCTCGACGATGAAACAAACGTCAGCTAGTCTGCAAGTTACCTTTCTGTGGGTCCCGTTGGTAAAACAAACGCCGACTTGTCTACATCCTCCTTCATTGTGGGTCCCGGTGGTGAAACAAATGTCGGCTCGTCCACAAGTAACCTTCCTGTGGGTCCCGACGATGAAACAAACGTCGGCTCCGTTCACAACCAACAAAACTCCTACATTTCTCAACAACAAAAACGGATTCTCGGTCACGCATGACTGCCTTAGCTCTTGGTTCGTAACAGTATAAACATTTTGTTCAATATAtacgattataattattaaagtgAAAATCTGGTTTAGCATAATTTTTAATGAATGCAGTTGCATAAAGCATTACTTAAGTTAAATTTACATTTGCATTTAATTTGTTTAcatgaaaattatttatataaaattcgtttataacatttgaatttttttatataCCAATACACACACGCGCGTGCAATCGTGAATAAATATGTgtggacattttttaaaacgaaataatttttctaaaactGGACAAAACgatttgaatatttttgagaCGATAAAATCGTCAATTTAAAAAGGCATacaaaaatgtttgaaaa belongs to Megalopta genalis isolate 19385.01 chromosome 1, iyMegGena1_principal, whole genome shotgun sequence and includes:
- the LOC117222943 gene encoding uncharacterized protein LOC117222943, whose product is MMPTNGNTGSFIGENSRPFSKHCDWLYTNSGKVDVWTTYKHLRRHIWADFDRIKEIPAVKQTHLQVTFLWIPVMKQTSARPHPSFVVSPGGETNVGLSTIL